One Phaseolus vulgaris cultivar G19833 chromosome 4, P. vulgaris v2.0, whole genome shotgun sequence DNA window includes the following coding sequences:
- the LOC137838516 gene encoding uncharacterized protein yields MEEQKLKDLKIKNYLYQAIDREILDTILNDDTSKDIWDSMRKKFQGSTRVKRAQLQALCREFEILQMKEDETVNEYFARTLKIAKSMKECGECIQEDIIAAKIFWSMTLKFNYVVCSIEESNNLDTMTIDELQSSLLVHEQRMLYLVEEEQALQITYEDRGGRGRGSFRGRGTRQSINKAEIDCFKCHKHGNFQYECPTWEKKINYVEVEDKIDQKDELLLMASLDFKQGKKEERFLDFGCSNHMSECKPEESIVDVQKRFTHIVNHLTGLGKEFTERNSTLLKCLNRSWQPKVTAISESHDLSKLSTAALFGKLMEHELELKRLKEQVERKPKGLALKASEHNEINEEKKMLNMMIQSAYLQRDSADF; encoded by the exons ATGGAAGAACAAAAGCTGAAGGACTTGAAGATAAAGAACTATCTGTATCAAGCCATCGATCGAGAAATTTTAGATACTATCCTCAATGATGATACATCCAAAGACATTTGGGACTCtatgagaaaaaaatttcaagGGTCCACAAGGGTGAAAAGAGCACAATTGCAAGCCTTGTGTCGAGAATTTGAAATTCTGCAAATGAAGGAAGATGAAACGGTGAATGAATACTTTGCCCGCACCTTGAAAATTGCTAAAAGTATGAAGGAGTGTGGAGAATGCATTCAAGAGGACATTATTGCTGCAAAAATCTTCTGGTCCATGACCctgaaatttaattatgttgTGTGCTCAATTGAAGAATCCAACAATTTGGACACTATGACAATCGATGAACTACAGAGTAGTCTTTTAGTTCATGAGCAAAGGATGTTGTATCTTGTAGAGGAGGAACAAGCACTACAGATTACCTATGAAGATAGGGGAGGACGAGGAAGAGGTTCTTTCCGTGGCAGAGGAACGAGACAGTCAATCAACAAAGCTGAAATTGATTGTTTCAAGTGTCACAAACATGGAAATTTCCAATATGAATGTCCTACCtgggagaaaaaaataaattatgttgagGTGGAAGATAAAATAGATCAAAAGGATGAACTCTTGTTAATGGCTTCTCTTGATTTTAAGCAAGGAAAAAAAGAGGAACGGTTTCTTGACTTCGGGTGCAGTAACCACATGAGTG aatgcaaacccgaggagagcattgttgatgtgcagaaaaggttcactcatattgtgaatcaccttacTGGTTTGGGAAAGGAATttacagagaggaactcaacattgTTGAAGTGCCTcaacagaagctggcaacccaaggtgactgccatatcaGAAAGTCATGATCTGTCAAAGTTGTCAACTGCTGCACTCTTTGGGAAattaatggagcatgagctggagctcaagagactcaaagagcaagtggaaagaaaaccaaaaggacttgcactgaaagcaagtgAACATAATGAGATCAATGAGGAAAAAAAGATGTTGAACATGATGATACAATCAGCCTACTTACAAAGAGATTCAGCagatttctaa